GAGGTTGTCTTCTACCACATCGGCGGGCCTATCGAACTGAACAGATGAGAGCCTGCTGCCGTGCTTGGAGCAGATCCATTCCAGCTCTTCAGGGGCCAGAGGCTCTCTCTTATTGGGGAAGAAGAACTTCTCGTCCGGATTTTCCAGGTATACCTTGGCAGCGGTTATGAATAGGTCGAAGGTGTCCTCGTGAACTGCTGATGCGGCGTTCCTGTTCCTGTCCACGGGATCGTAGACCACCAGTGCGGACTTGAAATGCGGACCCTCCTTCTCGATGACGATAGTCTCGCCCTTCTTCCATTGGGTGGCGGCTTCTAGTACCTTCCTGAACGAACCGTACTTCACGATGAGGATCTCGCACATGTATCCTGAGAATCCCCTGGAGTCCTGCTCGGCTCCGTACGCGCCGATGCCCTTCATGAACTTCTTCAGCAGACGAACCTGATCCTTCTGATAATCGTCCAGATGGGAGTTGATGTACTCAGTGTGGAACGGGGTGCGGTCGACTGCGGTCTGTATGTGCTCCGTGGAAGCTAGATGGTAGCAGGGCACCATATCAACTTCCACGCCCTCGAAGAATCCTGTTGTGTAGGGGTGCTCGGAGTACACCAATTCGCCGTTTATGATGTCCTTCCCGGCTTGGAGGCCGATTTCGGTCATCTCCTCGCGGGGCATCTCCAGTGGGAAAAGCATGAAGAGGTCGAAATCCTGGTCCGTGAGGTAGCTTCCCTTGGCATAGGAGCCTGCCAGTCTCACGTCTACGTCCAGTCTCTTCTCTTCGAAGTACTTTCTGACTTTATCGAGCAGATGCGATGCTACACCGTTCAGGAAGTCCATCTCCTTCTGCGAGGGAACGATCTTCCCTAAAACCGACAGCTCGACTAATTCTGCATCCATGAAGGTCGCCTGATAGGATGGATATTGATGATCGATATGATAAAAATGTGCGCCTGATTGTTCACAAAAGGAAGGGGTTTGGTAAGAGGTTTCGGATGGATCAGAATTCCCTTCTGACGAATCTTATCCAGGCTACGAAGTATCCTGCGATTCCCCATACTAGCAGTACGAGGAATTCCTTGAGAAGATCAGGATTTTCCATTGGAGCCAAAAGGGCCGAACCACTCATCATTTTCAAGACGAATATCATTCCGTAAAGGTTCTGAGAGTAGGATGTATTAAGATACTCCAACAAGGGAGCAAAAGCCGCTTGGCTTTCTGGATCTAATGTCTGGTAGTAGTCCATAAAGGCCTGTACTGCTATCTGTACATCTTGGTCAGTGAACCCTTCCAGAATAGCGATTGCTTGACCTATAACATCACCGAACTGGTCCAGCGTCTCGTTGTATCTGTCCACGTACTCGGGGATACAGGTGTAGATGGTCTCTCCGGCTTGGTCGATCATGTACCAACTCTCGCCATCGTTGGCCTCCACCATCGTGGACACGATGGGGAAGATGACCAGCATCAGCAGGATCGAGATGACGGTACAAACGCTGCTCTTTTTGAGGAAGGCACTGATGACGAACGCGACCCCGGATGTTGCGAAGGCATACATTACGGCGAAACCGAAGGAAGTCAGGAAGTTCAGGGACATTCCGTCGATCTTGAGGAAACCGATGGTGGCCACCAGGATGTAGTAGACTAGGATGATCAGAGCTTCGACGATCGTGCAGGCCAGGATCTTTCCGATGAGTATGGATGTGCGCCTGACCGGTCTGGTGAAGAGGATCAGTGCGGTCCTCTCCTCGAATTCGGACACCAATGCGATGGACGACAGGAGTGCGACTATGAGTACGATGACCATCGGGAAGGTGCTGAGATATGCTTCAGTCAGAGCCCCTATGCTGTCCAGATTGTCCCAGCTATCCATGACGAACTGCAGTCCGGTGATCAGCAGGAACACCAGGAAGACTATCACAACGCTGACGAGGAACTTCCTTCCGCGGGCGCACTTGATGATCTCGTTCTTCGCGACGACTCCGATCTGAGAAATGTCGTTGGCCATTTTACCTCGACTCCTTGATGAGGTCCAGATAGGTTTCCTCCAGTGCGTTCTCCTCGGTCAGTCCGTACACGTTCAGGTTCATCTCGCTGAGGTCCTTGTACAACCTGGACCTGAGCGACACTTCGGAACCGATGTTTATCACTATGTCGTTGCCCAGACGCTCCGCGGATATGACGTAGTCCAGCGAATCGATCTGTGCGATGTCGTCGTCGGAAGGTATGCCGTCGATCCTCGCTATGAGGCTCCTGGTCCCGCCGTTGGACTCGAATGCCGATATATCATCGTCC
The nucleotide sequence above comes from Methanomassiliicoccales archaeon LGM-RCC1. Encoded proteins:
- the cca gene encoding CCA tRNA nucleotidyltransferase; the protein is MDAELVELSVLGKIVPSQKEMDFLNGVASHLLDKVRKYFEEKRLDVDVRLAGSYAKGSYLTDQDFDLFMLFPLEMPREEMTEIGLQAGKDIINGELVYSEHPYTTGFFEGVEVDMVPCYHLASTEHIQTAVDRTPFHTEYINSHLDDYQKDQVRLLKKFMKGIGAYGAEQDSRGFSGYMCEILIVKYGSFRKVLEAATQWKKGETIVIEKEGPHFKSALVVYDPVDRNRNAASAVHEDTFDLFITAAKVYLENPDEKFFFPNKREPLAPEELEWICSKHGSRLSSVQFDRPADVVEDNLQAQLWRTQYALIKKFGEFEFNVLNAVHRLDDLRMTVVFELETDLLPETLEHIGPPAKVKKASEDFKEFWKGNLYGEPYEKDGHWYVTAPRPIRKATEFLEKEIAVSGIGRNVDPSTKVIYDHFQTMSSIETGLLTELLDPKYPWEN
- a CDS encoding ABC transporter permease subunit, giving the protein MANDISQIGVVAKNEIIKCARGRKFLVSVVIVFLVFLLITGLQFVMDSWDNLDSIGALTEAYLSTFPMVIVLIVALLSSIALVSEFEERTALILFTRPVRRTSILIGKILACTIVEALIILVYYILVATIGFLKIDGMSLNFLTSFGFAVMYAFATSGVAFVISAFLKKSSVCTVISILLMLVIFPIVSTMVEANDGESWYMIDQAGETIYTCIPEYVDRYNETLDQFGDVIGQAIAILEGFTDQDVQIAVQAFMDYYQTLDPESQAAFAPLLEYLNTSYSQNLYGMIFVLKMMSGSALLAPMENPDLLKEFLVLLVWGIAGYFVAWIRFVRREF